GCCACTTTCGCTTTAACAGCCTCACCAACTGCTTCGTCCACCTTAACAACAGGCTTTTTGAGCAGTTCAGACAAACGCACACCAGCAGGAGTCAGACGCATGGATTCAACGACCTGACCTTTTGGACGTCCAAAGTGACTCGCCAAAATAACTTTTGCACCTTTTTCAATCAGGTAGTTAATTGTTGGCAAGGTTTCGCGAATACGCTTGTCATCCGTAATTTTACCGTCCTCAACCGGAACGTTAAAATCTACACGAACAAACACCCGTTTTCCATTCAGTTCTATATCACGTACGCTCTTTTTGTTCATCTCCATATTCCTCCGCACCCTTTTAATTTTACGAAACAGGAATTTAAGGCACATTTTGATATATAAAGAGCGGAAACAATAACTGCTGTTTCCGCTCTATGATGTTGCTCGATAAGAAATTTCTTATTTAGCCAATTTAGCGAAGTATTCCAACGTACGGATCAATTGTGCAGTGTAGGACATTTCATTGTCATACCAAGCTACAGTTTTAACCAGTTGTTTGTCGCCAACTGTCAGAACTTTAGTTTGAGTTGCATCAAACAAGGAACCGTAAGTGATACCTTTGATGTCGGAAGAAACGATTTGATCTTCAGTGTATCCGTAAGTTTCAGGATCGGAAGCTTCTTTCATCGCTGCGTTGATTTCTTCAGCAGTTACATTTTTCTCCAGAACTGTTACCAGCTCAGTCAGGGAGCCTGTTGCTACTGGAACACGTTGAGCTGCTCCGTCCAGTTTACCTTTCAACTCAGGGATAACCAGGCCGATTGCTTTAGCAGCACCAGTTGTGTTAGGGATGATGTTCTCAGCTGCTGCGCGAGCACGACGGAAGTCGCCTTTAGCATGTGGAGCATCCAAAGTGTTTTGGTCGCCAGTGTAAGCGTGAATTGTAGTCATCAAACCTTCAACGATACCAAATTTGTCTTGCAGTGTTTTAGCCATAGGAGCCAAGCAGTTTGTTGTGCAAGAAGCACCGGAAATTACAGTTTCAGTTCCGTCCAGAATTTCATGGTTTACGTTGTAAACGACAGTTTTCATGTCGCCAGTAGCTGGAGCGGAGATAACAACTTTTTTAGCGCCGCCTTTCAAGTGTTTCTCAGCAGCTTCTTTAGTTGTGAAGAAACCTGTGCATTCCAGAACGATGTCTACACCCAGGTCTCCCCAAGGCAGTTCTTCAGGGTTGCGGTTAGCCAAGACTTTAACTTCTTTGCCGTTTACTTTGAAGAAGCCTTCATGTACTTCTACTTCTCCTTGGAAAGTACCTTGTGTTGTATCATATTTCAACAGATGTGCCAGCATTTTGGAATCTGTCAAGTCATTGATTGCTACTACTTCAATACCTTCCACGTTTTGAATACGGCGGAAAGCAAGGCGTCCAATACGTCCGAAACCGTTAATACCAACTTTAACTGTCATGAGTGAGTTCCTCCCAAAGTTCGTTTAGTTTAGTTTTATATATTCAAGACAGACCCGAAAGCCCGTCAAGACAACACATTTAATCAATCTGTATTAACCTTTTAAATAATGGCTTACAATCTCGGCAGCAGCGCCTTCATCGGTGACAAGAATGTCTTCTTGGCCGAAACGCAGCACCGCATGAATAGCAGCCGCCTTGCTCTTGCCTCCAGCTACACCCAGAACAGTCTCGGTACGCCTAATGTCCTCCAAGCGGAGTCCAAGCGTCAGCATGCGGTGAACAACGACACCGTCCTCGTTGAAATAATAACCAAACGATTCGGCAACCGCGCCCTCACTGCTGATCTGGGCAAAGGTTTCGGGGTCAAGCTTGCGTCTGCGTGCCATCGCTATGGCGTTGCCTATCCCGTGAATGATGATACGGCTCTTTCGAATCAGGCTCAATATATCCTGAATGTTCGTATCCTCAAGCAACGAGTTGTAGGCATGATTGCTGAGCAAATCCGGTACATGGAGCAGACGGTATTGAGCGCCGACTTTGCGGGCCATTGTGGAAGCAATGGTGTTAGCCTGCATTTCCATGCTTTCTCCCAACCCCCCGCGTGCCGGTACAAACCACCCGCCCTTGAGCGAACCATTAGCAGGCAGTGTCAGTTGCTCCGCTACATCTGCAATTGTCGTGCCTCCTGTTACCGCGACCACATCCTCGTCGTCCATAACACTCAGCAACGCTTTTGCTCCAGCACGGCCCAACTCCTGCTTCGCTAACGGTGAAGCATCCGAGTCCCCTGGAACGACAATCACCTTCTTCAAGCCGTAGGCTTGACGAATCTGATCTTCCAGTTGGGACAGGCCGAACAAGTTGTTCGCAATCGGCTCCAGCTGTTCCAGCAGATCCAGCCCTGCTTTGCTCACCTTCATGCCCACACTCTCGATCTCAATGAGCCCTTGGGCCTTGAGGAGATCGGTTTCGGCGCGCAACACGCGCTCGGTCATATCCAGTGAAGCTGCCAGCGTTCTGCGTCCAATGACATCGGACAACATGATCTGGCGCAGGATCGTGTACCTTTTTTTCAAAACATCCATGAGGTCGGGCAGAAGCTGCTTCTGTATTTCTAATATCTTTCGCATGCTTTCCACTCCCGCACACTTCTAAGTTCTTTCCCTAAAGCTATATCTCTAATTGGTCTTAAAATGTCCCGGGATAACTTTTTAAGTCCCACGTATATCTTACCCAATAATTGCTTCACATGCAAGTCTATCTGAACCTATATTTCTCACCTTTTTATGTGAATATGCGCACATAATAAAAGCTTGCAATTCACTGCCGTATATCATATAATCATCTTTGTTTCCAATTAGCTGATGAATTAGCTTTTAATTGTACAAATTATTTTGCGCCCGTGGTCCAACGGATATGACGTAGGCCTCCGGAGCCTGAGATCGAGGTTCGATTCCTCGCGGGCGCGCCATTTTAAATGAACGCTTTAATGCTTCTATATCATCATTTTAACCAACAAGAGCCCTTTGCGCTCTTTTTTTTGACCATTAGTTTGACTTTCTTTGACTTTTTGTTTGAAATTGTTTATCATGTGGTTATTACGGTAACAGTTTATAAAGTAGGGGCATGTAATCGGCATGTCCACCAAATCCATTAACGATATTTAAGGGAGGTTTTTTGACGTGAGCTATGTTCCTATGGTAGTAGAGCAAAGTAACCGCGGCGAACGCGCCTATGACATTTATTCCAGACTGTTGAAGGATCGCATTATTTTGTTGGGCTCGGACGTCAATGACGTTGTAGCCAACTCTATTATTGCACAAATGCTGTTTTTGGCTGCCGAAGATCCTGAAAAAGATATTCACTTGTATATTAACAGTCCTGGCGGCTCCATTACAGCCGGTATGGCCATTTTCGATACGATGCAATACATTAAGCCTGACGTGTCTACGATTTGTGTAGGTATGGCAGCCTCCATGGGTGCGTTCTTGCTGAACGCTGGTGCCAAAGGCAAACGCTTTGCTTTGCCGAACAGTGAAATTATGATTCACCAACCATTGGGTGGTGCACAAGGTCAGGCAACGGATATCGAAATCCGCGCCCGCCGCATTCTGAAAATGCGTGACAAATTGAACCGCATTCTCGCAGATCGCACAGGTCAACCACTGGAACGCATTGAAAAAGACACAGACCGTGACTATTTCATGTCCGCTGATGATGCCAAGGAATACGGTATTATTGATAAAGTGCTAACTAGCTCCACTCCAGCAGGTATTTAAGAGAAGTTAGTACCTCGGAAAGCTAGAAATAAAAAAGCTGCCCTGGATATTCGTATCCGGTAGGCAGCTTTTTTGGTACTATTCATTTTATCCTGCCAAAGGCTTGCCGCCTTGAGGCAGCAGTTGAGCAAACGAGTAGGTGAACTCTGGAATTCCATACGCGTATGGTGCATACTCATATAAATCAAACACGATGGTTACTCCACTGTTGGTCACATAAAAATTTTGATCCGCCTTCAGCTCTTTAAATTTGTCAAAACCTTCGCCGCCCTGCAGCGCATCGACTTTTTTCTTCAAATCAGCATTGAGGAACTTTTTGTAGTTCGGATTTGCTTTCAATACGTTAGATAATTGCAGCAGTTTACCATCAGCGAGGGAGAATGTATATCCTTTACGTGCTGTCATACCGTGTGCGCCACCTAGATACGAGTAATCCTGCATAATCACACTCAAAATACCATCCTTGTTATAGGCAATCGCAAAATCATTCCAGAACTCATACGGTCTTTCTGTTGTAGCCTCTCCCTCAGCCACCATCTTTTTGCCTGCTGCCAATACTCCCTCCGCATGCTTTTTAAGCACACTGTTAATTGCCTGCTGAGCCTCAGGATTCAACTGACTGCCGCTGATTTGCGGGTACTTCACCTTGTAAGACACCTTCGCATTACTCGAAGCGGGAAGCGTTTGCGACGTAACGGTGATCGGATTTAGCTGGCTTTTACTCAACGTTACTGTTTTTTGGGCTGCATTCCACTGAGCATTGATACCCAGATAGTCTTTCAGGAGACTCATAGGAATGTATAACTTCCCACCGATCAGCTTGGCATCCATGTTGCGCGTGCCGATCCCATTAACGCTGACATAGGTATCCGGGGGAGAAGAAAAAGATCTAATAGAAAGTTTGTTGTACCCACTGCCTACAGTGTAGGTAGCCTCCTTGGCATCATAGCTCACTGGAATCCCTAGGCTGTCGCGCAGCGCTGCTACTGGAATCAGCGTACTTCCGTTTACCTGGACTCCTTTGGTCGACAATGTTTTGCCATTCCATTGAATAGAAATTCCTGGTTTCTGTGATGCCGCTTGCTGTTTGGTTGATGCTGCTTCAGTATAGGAAGCGGGAATAACTGCGACTCCTGCCAGAATTCCTGCTGCCAGCAGAGCAGAGCCCCATTTTTTCGTATGCTTGTTCATCATTAAGTATTCCTCCTATTATATCTCTGTATTAACTATGTGTTTTGATTACCTGTCTTATTATATCTATACCTCACTGTATGTAGTTTACAATCTGTATACGCCCTGATTTCAATCTATACACCTAACACCCCCTAGCTATGACAGACTCATTACAAAATGGTTTCGATATGAAAAAAAAGCCAGCAAGCTGACCTGCAGAAAGACAGGCCGCTTGTGGCTTCATTTAAAGATCTGTATTAGTTCATTTCGTATTGAGCCGACACCTGAACTTTTACCGTCACTTGGCCTGACTGAATCTCTGTTCCACTCCCTAAATCCAGCATCGATTTTGCCATTGCATTCTCACGTTGTGTAAAAATCTGAGCCTCTCCGCCATCTACCGTCACATTCACAAGCGACCCTAATCCGCGTTTAGCTGCCTTAGCTACAGCACTGGCTTTAGATTGAGCGTTGCCAAGCGCCTTGCCAATAGCCTCTTCTTCATACACGGAAGGATTTTCTACTGAAAATTGTACATTATCCACGTTGTTTGCCCCGGAATTTGTAGCCTCATCCAGCAGCTGGCCGATTTTGTCCAAATTGCGGTATTTGACGGAAAGTGTATGATTGGCAATGTAGCCTTTGAGCTTCTGTCCTTCTTTTTCGTTGTAGATATAGTTAGGCTGCACATAGAACTGGCTAGTCTGAATGTCGTCTGCGCTAATGCTCCATTTTTCTTTCAGCAATTGTGTAACCTTGTTTATTTTCGCAGCATTGGCTTTTTGGGCAGCGGCTGCTGTATTTCCCTCTGATTGCACACCGATGGAAAGATAAGCAATATCGGGCTTAACCAGTACTTCTCCGCTTCCATTCACATTGATCACGCTGTTTACCGTCGTGGCTGTGGATGCGGCATAAGCGCGATCTGCCCCTGTCCACAAGCCCCCAGCTACTCCCCCTGCCAATAATGCTCCTGCAAGAACTGCTGTGCTTATCGTTTTTGTCCAATGTCTCATCGTACCCAACCTCTTTCATGAAATGTTTGTACCTTTCAGACGGAAAAGACGAAAAAAGGTTGCAGTCAAGGGCTCACATTTTTAAAACAAGCATGAGATATAAATGATATGTAGCTTGGACCAATTCCAGATGTCCTATTCGCAAAACTAAAAAAGGGACTCGGCCCTTTTTATGGATATAAAAAAAGCCCCTAGGGGGCTTTTCACGAAAAGAGCGTATACCGTACTACAAAATAGACAGCCGCTTACTGATTTTCCAATTCCACCTTGCTAACCAGACTTACTAAAGCGTTTACAGCCTGTTCGGCGTCCGCGCCTTCAGCACTAATATAAATTTCAGTACCTGTACTGATGGCAAGACTCATAATACCCATGATGCTCTTGGCATTAACCTTCTTGTCTTCTTTTTCCACAAAAATTTCAGATGAATATTTATTCGCTTCCTGTACGAATAACGCAGCAGGTCTGGCGTGCAGTCCTGTTTTCAAGCGTACGACTACCGGATGTTTTGACATGTCAGCTTACCCCCTCATCAAATAAATCTGGACACTACTTACTCCATTTTATTTATCACATTATAACATTAACCCGGGACAGACACTAGAAAAAAAACTAATTAAACCGGCAAAAAGCCCCAAAGACATTCTTTTTTTACGGAATCAGGCCATTTTCTCCCCTGATTTTGTCCGCCATCTCGTCAATCTTGCGAAGACGGTGATTTACACCGGATTTACTGACGACCCCTTTGAGCATTTCCCCGACCTCTTTCAAGTTCAAATCAGGATGGGCCAGTCGGATTTCTGCCACTTCCCGCAGCTTGTCCGGCAAGGTCTCCAAACCAACTTCCCTCTCCAGCAGCTTGATGTTCTCAATTTGCCGGACCGCAGCGCCGATCGTTTTGTTCAAATTGGCTGTTTCGCAGTTGACAATGCGATTTACGGAGTTGCGCATATCGCGCATAATACGTACATCCTCAAATTTGAACAAGGCCTGATGCGCCCCAATGATGCTGAGCAGCTCAATGATCTTCTCGCCTTCCTTGATGTAGAGAATAAAGCCTTTTTTTCGCTCAATACAGCGGGCATTCAGATGAAACTCATTCGCTAGATCTACCAGTGCCTGACAATGCTCCTCATACATCGAGGAAATTTCAAGATGGTAAGACGATCCCTCCGGGTTGTTCACAGAGCCACCGGCCATAAAGGCCCCTCGCAGATAAGCCCGCTTACAACAGTTTTTCCGAATAATCTCCCGATTAATCCCGTCCGTGAACAAGAAGCCTTCAGACACGATGTACAAATCCTTCAACAGCTCTTGTACACCGTTAGGAATACGGACAATGTATACATTATTTTTTTTCAAGCGCATTTTTTTCCGTACAAGCAGTTCAATGTGAAGCTGAAAATGCTTTTTGATCAAGGAGTAAATCCGCCTTGCAATCGCGGCATTTTCTGTGGACACGTCCAATATCACCCTTTTATTCGACAGTTGTACGGATCCGAGCATACGTATAAGCGCAGATAGCTCCGCTTTTTCACAGCAGGGCTGGCTTTCAATCATCGTAAGCTCTTTTTTCGTTTGTGCCGCAAAGGACAAGGGACTCACCTCCTTCTTAATATCCAGTTTTGTACCAATTGGTAAATGTGCTGGCTCAGTTTGTCTGCATCATGCCGTAAATACGTGCGGAACAGAACTAACGTATCTGCCACCACTTTATATCCCCGGTCATTCAGTTCTCCCATGTCGACTTGGACTGGCTTGGCACCCTGCTCGGCATACATTTCCTGCACTTGAGGGGGGATTTCTCCGTTATTTACAATGACATAGTCGAAGAGATGGTGGCCTACATGATCGAAAATAGCCTGCAGATGATCTCCCACCGTATAGCCATCGGTTTCACCCGGCTGAGTCATGACATTGCAGACAAAAATTTTGATAGCGTCGGATTTCACGACAGCCTCAGCGAGCTTTGGAACGAGCAGATTGGGTAAAATACTGGTATACAAACTGCCGGGCCCAATCAGAATCGCATCGGCTTCATTAATGGCCTCTACAGCCTCAGGCAACGGCTCCACGTGAGTCGGTTCAAGAAAAACACGCTTGATTCTCTGACCCGCTTCCGGGATTTTGGACTCTCCGGTAATCACCGTGCCATCCTCCATTTCCGCACTCAAAACGACGCCCTCTTCGGCTGCCGGCAGTACACGTCCCCGGACAGCAAATACACGGCTAAGCTCACGCACCGCCGTCACAAAATCACCTGATATATCGGTCATCGCCGCCAAGATCAGATTGCCCAAACTATGGCCAGATAATCCCGATCCTGCGCCGAAACGGTATTTTAGCATATCTGACATCACTGGTTCTACGTCAGCCAAGGCAGTCAACACATTGCGAATGTCCCCTGGAGGGGGCATCTGCAGCTCACTTCGCAATATCCCGGAGCTTCCGCCATCGTCAGCGACTGTCACAATAGCCGTAATATCCAGCGGCTTTTGCTTCAAGCCCCGCAGCATGACAGACAAGCCGGTTCCCCCGCCCATAACAACAATACGCGGGCGCTCCCGTTGTGATCCGGTCTCTTTCATCATTTCACCTCATTAATGCCGGTCCCGGTCAGCATCCCGATGCGAAACAGAAACAGATTCTGTCTCGCTGGCACCCAGCATTTTTCCTAAATATTCCGATATTGCAACAGAACGATGCTTACCGCCGGTACAGCCAATACCGATAATAACCTGGCTCTTGCCTTCTTTACGGTATTGTGGGATCAAAAAATGTAACATATCCAGCAGCTTGGTCAGGAATGCCTGAGTCTCAGGCCATTTCATAACATAATCATACACATCGCTGTCCTGTCCCGTGTTGGGACGAAGATGGTCCACATAGTGAGGATTAGGCAGGAAGCGCACATCGAATACAAGATCGGCATCAATGGGAATACCATATTTAAAGCCAAAAGAAGTAATGTTCACGGAAAGCATACTGCTCTCCAGATGCGAAAATCTCGAAATGATCCGAGCCTTTAAGGTTGCGGGCTTCATCGTGCTTGTATCAATAACCTCAGAAGCGGAGCTTTTCAGTTCCTCCAGCATTTTACGTTCCAGGCGGATTCCGTCCAAAGGCATACCGTCTGGAGCAAGTGGATGACGTCGACGACTTTCCTTGTATCGTTGTACAAGAACGCCGTCATTGGCATTCAAGAATAGAATTTCACAATGAATCGTAAAATGATCTTTAATATAATTTAATGATTCCGATAAAGCAGTAAAAAATTCTCGTCCGCGCAAATCAATGACGAGTGCCACTTTACCTATTTTTCCGTTAGACTGCTCGATCAATTCGGCAAATTTGGGAATCAGCACAGGGGGCAAATTGTCGACGCAGAAGAAGCCCAAGTCTTCCAGGCTCTGCACCGCAATGGTCTTCCCTGCACCTGACATCCCCGTAATAATAATGAGCGTTGCCCACGGCGCAGCATTTTTTAGGTTGTCTGTCATATGGACTTCCCTCTCCTTTTGCTTCTTCGCTCTATGTGAGTACCCGTTATCAGCAACCTGTAGATCAGGAACGCAGCAGCAAGCCCGCAGCTCCTACGATACCCGCGTCATTACCCAGCAGTGCCGGGGCAATGGATACTCCTTGCTGAAGCGGCTCAGGTGCCAGCTTAGCGTATACGCGACGCATTTCTTCAAACAAGAAGTCGCCTGCTTTGGACACACCGCCGCCTACAATAAACAACTCCGGATTGAGCACCGCCGCCACGGCTGCCATCGATTTCCCCAAATAAAAAGCAGCCCGGTTTACGATACGCAATGCGACCTCATCACCAGCTTTGGCAGCATCAAATACTTCTTTGGCGGCAATTTGATCCTCCAGTGCCAGAGAGGTCCGATCACCACGCTCTACAGCGTCTTTGGCCATACGAATAATGCCTGTTGCGGAAGATACGGTCTCCAGACAACCCATTTTACCGCATCCACACTGAATGGCCTCCAAATCAGGCACTACGCTCATATGTCCAATTTCCCCGGCCATACCCGAGAAGCCTTGATATATTTTACCATTAATAATAATGCCGCCGCCAACACCTGTTCCCAGGGTATAGCATACGCAGTTTTCTATGCCTTTGCCTGCTCCGGCCCATGCTTCGCCAAGCGCAGCAACATTAGCATCATTGTCTATCTTTACCGGCTTGCCGATCCGTTCCTCCAAAATCGCACGAATCGGTACGTCACGAAAGCCAATATTGGGCGCGAGGACAATAACACCTTCGCGAACATTCGTAAACCCCGCAACACCCGCACCGACACCCTTTAGTTGATCCCACTCATAAGGAGATTGCTCAACAATGTGACGCACATATTTTTCGATATTGCTGACTACAACATCTACGCCCTTATCGGTTTCGGTTGGCCCCTCGTAAGTGTGCAAAAGCTGTCCGTTTTCATTACAAATGCCTACTTTAATCGCTGTACCGCCCAAATCGACACCCACATAGATACTTTCAGACATGTTTCAAGCCACCTTTATGTTTACTTAAAAACTTTGTATGAAACATATAAATAAAATCATGACTTCGTAATCGTGATCCTACGTTCCAACTATAATTGAAGCCCCCGTTACGGTCAAGGACACTTGCCTATTGAAAGATGTACGATTAGCGGAACTTTTGGCCTCAATGATCCACAAAAAGGAAAAAGCCTGTGCAAACGCAGCAGGCTTTCTCTTCCTGAACATCGGGGATCGCATATAACAGACTACCCTTACTCCATCCTAGCCATATTCTGAGCTATAAGCTGTCTTTATTGATCCAGTGTTTTGCTCCAGTCATGAACAGCGCTGCCCTCGAGATACTTCTCGCAGTCCATAGCCGCCATGCAGCCCGTACCCGCAGCCGTAATAGCTTGGCGGTAACGATTATCCTGCACATCTCCACACGCAAAAACGCCGGGGATGTTCGTTTCCGTCGTGCCTGGCTTTACTTGAATATAGCCGTGATCGTCTGTATGGATTTGACCGTTCAGGAAGCTTGTATTTGGTGTATGCCCGATCGCTACGAACACGCCATCCGCCTCAATCAGCTCATCCTGATTGTTTTCATTATTGTGTACCTTCAAGCCCTTCAATCCGGTTTCTCCCGTTACGACTTCCAGAGGAGTCCGGTTTAAGGCCCAGTGTACTTTTTCATTCTCACGTGCGCGGTCTTGCATAATTTTAGAAGCCCGCAGCTCATCACGACGATGAACCAGGGTTACACTGGAGGCAAACCGGGTCAAGAAGCCCGCTTCCTCCATCGCCGAATCACCGCCGCCGACCACAATGATCTTTTTCCCACGGAAAAAGAAGCCGTCACAGGTTGCACACGTGCTGACTCCGCGCCCTACATTGTCCTGCTCACCCGGAATGCCGAGATATTTGGCAGACGCGCCTGTAGCAATAATAACCGACTCCGCCTCAATGATGCCTTTACCCTCTACCTTCACTTTAAAAGGGCGCTTGCTGAGATCCACTTCCTCTACCCAGCCGGAAGTAAATTCAGCGCCAAAGCGTTCAGCCTGCTTGCGCATGTTATCCATCAATTCAGGCCCAAGGATACCTTGCTCAAAACCCGGGAAATTTTCAATTTCGGTCGTCGTGGTAAGCTGCCCGCCGGGCTGCATTCCCTCAATGATCAGCGGATTCATGTTAGCGCGCGCCAAATAAATAGCGGCCGTGTAGCCTGCGGGACCTGTACCAATAATTATGGATTTATACATACGTTTGTTGCCTCCTTTAAGTGATGTTTGGAGCAGGTCTCAGACCTGCTTTTTAAACGTGGAGAGCGGCTGCTTCAGCTTCTGCTTGATACCACACACACTGTCAATCTGGCGTGCATAGCGGCTTACAGTCGATACGGAAATACCATAGCGATCGGCTACTTCCTGATAGGTGACTGAATGATGATGCATTTTGGCTGTCAAATATTCCAGCGCCGCTGCCCATCCCTCGGTATGCTGAACCATCGGAACTTCCGGAGCAAGTCGATCCGAATACTCCAGCCAAAGCGATCTTAAATCGTGCTGCATGGCCGGATCTGACGGTTTACTCATGACGGTCAGCACCTTATCGAGCACTGCCTGCCATTGCGGATCGACCGGAGAAGCAGAACCATCGCCTTCGATTGTGCGGTAATCCCTTTCGGCTTCCAACCGCTCCATCTGTTCTGCTTGCGGAGCCATTTCCTGCACGCCATGCTCCTGATCCATCAGCTCTTGCAGGACCTGCAAGGCACGCTGTTTCAGCTCATCCTCCTGATCCGGATCTTCTACAAAGGACTCCAGTGCCTGGCGCACCTCATCATCACCGATCAGACTCAGCGCCTGAATGACTTGCAACTGAGTTGCCCGGTCTCCGTGGCGCAAAGCCCAGAAGAAGGATGACCGTATAAGCGGGTCCTTCTTCATGCTGTCAGGCACTTGCTCAGCACCGAACTTCTCCCACATGCGGAATTGCTCCTCAAAAGGGAGATGATAATGGTAGCTGAGCACTTGCAGCGGTGTACCCTCCTGCTGGAGCTCCTCCAGCCGGGACAGGAAAAAGCGCGGAACTTCTGAGGAAGCATCCTGCTTTTGCAAATGACTCCACAGCCGCCGGGCTTCCGCATATCTTCCCGTATTGCTGGCAGCTACCGCCGTGTAATGGTACAAGGAAGCGTCAGCACTGTTCTCTCCAGTGCCATGCAGCAACCTGCGGAAATGTCTGTAGGCCTCCTCATGGCGTCCAAGAATCCCCATGGTGGTCGCCAGCTTGAATACCTGCTCCTCCTGAAACGGGATGGTGACCGCCAAGGTTTGAACCAGGCGATCCAATTCGGGGCCGCCTCCCTCATGCTGATAAAAGATTGCCAGATTGCAGAGCGCGTGCAAATTCCCCGGCTCATCCTCCAGCACTCGAAGAATAACGGTTTTGGCATTTTGGAACAATCCCATGTAGTAATAGGCCAATGCCAAATTATTACGCGCAGCGAACATATCGGGCTGTTCCTCCGAAATTTGCTTGAGCAATTGAGCTGCCTGCGCGAATTTCCCTTCCTCCAGCAGGACGCGGGCCTGATCATGCTCGACCACTCCCTGCCGGGCCTTAATGCGGTTCAGCTTGGTTGGACGGTCCAGCTCATAATAGAGCAGTTCCATCATTTCCTCGGCTTCATCAAGAAACTGCCCTTCCTCGTCCTCCTCCAGGTACGTGACCAAGGCTTTCTCCGCTTCTTCAAATTGCTCCATATTAGCGTAATTATTCGCCATATAGAAATAACACTCTGTCATAGACGGATCTACGTCGCTCAGAACAGAGGACAGGATCTCATTCGAGCCTGCATAATCCCCCATCTCTGATAATATACCCGCCATATTGCAATGATTCACCGGATTATCCGGTTCATATTCAACGGCTTTACGAAAATATTTCAATGCCTTGTCATAATGATTGCGATCAAGCGAGCGCACAGCTTTCTCAAAAAAGAAAGATGCGTCGAAACGCAAAGCAATAATCTTAGGGCTAAGTTGTTCCGATGCTCGCAGATGTTTCCCTTTCATAAATAACCAAGGCACCTCCTTTAAATGTAACTGGCATGTTCATACCCTCCAGTATACCAC
This DNA window, taken from Paenibacillus kribbensis, encodes the following:
- a CDS encoding gluconeogenesis factor YvcK family protein, translating into MKETGSQRERPRIVVMGGGTGLSVMLRGLKQKPLDITAIVTVADDGGSSGILRSELQMPPPGDIRNVLTALADVEPVMSDMLKYRFGAGSGLSGHSLGNLILAAMTDISGDFVTAVRELSRVFAVRGRVLPAAEEGVVLSAEMEDGTVITGESKIPEAGQRIKRVFLEPTHVEPLPEAVEAINEADAILIGPGSLYTSILPNLLVPKLAEAVVKSDAIKIFVCNVMTQPGETDGYTVGDHLQAIFDHVGHHLFDYVIVNNGEIPPQVQEMYAEQGAKPVQVDMGELNDRGYKVVADTLVLFRTYLRHDADKLSQHIYQLVQNWILRRR
- the rapZ gene encoding RNase adapter RapZ, translated to MTDNLKNAAPWATLIIITGMSGAGKTIAVQSLEDLGFFCVDNLPPVLIPKFAELIEQSNGKIGKVALVIDLRGREFFTALSESLNYIKDHFTIHCEILFLNANDGVLVQRYKESRRRHPLAPDGMPLDGIRLERKMLEELKSSASEVIDTSTMKPATLKARIISRFSHLESSMLSVNITSFGFKYGIPIDADLVFDVRFLPNPHYVDHLRPNTGQDSDVYDYVMKWPETQAFLTKLLDMLHFLIPQYRKEGKSQVIIGIGCTGGKHRSVAISEYLGKMLGASETESVSVSHRDADRDRH
- a CDS encoding ROK family glucokinase, which codes for MSESIYVGVDLGGTAIKVGICNENGQLLHTYEGPTETDKGVDVVVSNIEKYVRHIVEQSPYEWDQLKGVGAGVAGFTNVREGVIVLAPNIGFRDVPIRAILEERIGKPVKIDNDANVAALGEAWAGAGKGIENCVCYTLGTGVGGGIIINGKIYQGFSGMAGEIGHMSVVPDLEAIQCGCGKMGCLETVSSATGIIRMAKDAVERGDRTSLALEDQIAAKEVFDAAKAGDEVALRIVNRAAFYLGKSMAAVAAVLNPELFIVGGGVSKAGDFLFEEMRRVYAKLAPEPLQQGVSIAPALLGNDAGIVGAAGLLLRS
- the trxB gene encoding thioredoxin-disulfide reductase translates to MYKSIIIGTGPAGYTAAIYLARANMNPLIIEGMQPGGQLTTTTEIENFPGFEQGILGPELMDNMRKQAERFGAEFTSGWVEEVDLSKRPFKVKVEGKGIIEAESVIIATGASAKYLGIPGEQDNVGRGVSTCATCDGFFFRGKKIIVVGGGDSAMEEAGFLTRFASSVTLVHRRDELRASKIMQDRARENEKVHWALNRTPLEVVTGETGLKGLKVHNNENNQDELIEADGVFVAIGHTPNTSFLNGQIHTDDHGYIQVKPGTTETNIPGVFACGDVQDNRYRQAITAAGTGCMAAMDCEKYLEGSAVHDWSKTLDQ
- a CDS encoding tetratricopeptide repeat protein, giving the protein MKGKHLRASEQLSPKIIALRFDASFFFEKAVRSLDRNHYDKALKYFRKAVEYEPDNPVNHCNMAGILSEMGDYAGSNEILSSVLSDVDPSMTECYFYMANNYANMEQFEEAEKALVTYLEEDEEGQFLDEAEEMMELLYYELDRPTKLNRIKARQGVVEHDQARVLLEEGKFAQAAQLLKQISEEQPDMFAARNNLALAYYYMGLFQNAKTVILRVLEDEPGNLHALCNLAIFYQHEGGGPELDRLVQTLAVTIPFQEEQVFKLATTMGILGRHEEAYRHFRRLLHGTGENSADASLYHYTAVAASNTGRYAEARRLWSHLQKQDASSEVPRFFLSRLEELQQEGTPLQVLSYHYHLPFEEQFRMWEKFGAEQVPDSMKKDPLIRSSFFWALRHGDRATQLQVIQALSLIGDDEVRQALESFVEDPDQEDELKQRALQVLQELMDQEHGVQEMAPQAEQMERLEAERDYRTIEGDGSASPVDPQWQAVLDKVLTVMSKPSDPAMQHDLRSLWLEYSDRLAPEVPMVQHTEGWAAALEYLTAKMHHHSVTYQEVADRYGISVSTVSRYARQIDSVCGIKQKLKQPLSTFKKQV